One genomic segment of Linepithema humile isolate Giens D197 chromosome 5, Lhum_UNIL_v1.0, whole genome shotgun sequence includes these proteins:
- the LOC105676047 gene encoding uncharacterized protein isoform X1 has protein sequence MRITVYCQILRISVHGRSMFRIVDPPPSVRQNASEWIYKMLFLWSKQPAPDPKARPWFAWFATAVFLWRWRSRITRAILAASPLRLLRRRIAGLTINQKIPSAMILKQQKRHSLAQLHKHKTISIRRAKRLCTGDGPHMSSALSMIQTVPQIHYRVTRSGRVYGRYPNKVAIPNGNTQGSH, from the exons ATGCGGATCACAGT GTACTGTCAAATTCTACGAATCAGTGTTCACGGCCGTTCTATGTTTCGGATAGTCGATCCACCCCCCAGTGTCAGGCAGAACGCCAGCGAGTGGATCTATAAG ATGTTATTTCTCTGGTCGAAGCAGCCAGCTCCGGATCCCAAAGCTCGTCCGTGGTTCGCCTGGTTCGCGACGGCCGTTTTCTTGTGGCGTTGGCGAAGTCGCATCACCAGGGCGATTCTGGCGGCCTCGCCTTTGAGGTTGCTGAGAAGGCGCATCGCCGGCTTGACGATCAATCAGAAAATACCGTCCGCGATGATTTTGAAGCAACAAAAACGACACAGTCTGGCGCAACTGCACAAGCACAAAACCATCAGCATACGTCGGGCGAAACGGCTGTGCACCGGCGACGGTCCGCACATGTCCAGCGCGCTATCCATGATCCAAACCGTGCCGCAGATTCACTATAGAGTCACCAGAAGCGGCCGGGTCTACGGAAGATATCCGAACAAGGTTGCCATTCCGAACGGCAACACTCAAGGAAGCCATTGA
- the LOC105676047 gene encoding uncharacterized protein isoform X2 translates to MFRIVDPPPSVRQNASEWIYKMLFLWSKQPAPDPKARPWFAWFATAVFLWRWRSRITRAILAASPLRLLRRRIAGLTINQKIPSAMILKQQKRHSLAQLHKHKTISIRRAKRLCTGDGPHMSSALSMIQTVPQIHYRVTRSGRVYGRYPNKVAIPNGNTQGSH, encoded by the exons ATGTTTCGGATAGTCGATCCACCCCCCAGTGTCAGGCAGAACGCCAGCGAGTGGATCTATAAG ATGTTATTTCTCTGGTCGAAGCAGCCAGCTCCGGATCCCAAAGCTCGTCCGTGGTTCGCCTGGTTCGCGACGGCCGTTTTCTTGTGGCGTTGGCGAAGTCGCATCACCAGGGCGATTCTGGCGGCCTCGCCTTTGAGGTTGCTGAGAAGGCGCATCGCCGGCTTGACGATCAATCAGAAAATACCGTCCGCGATGATTTTGAAGCAACAAAAACGACACAGTCTGGCGCAACTGCACAAGCACAAAACCATCAGCATACGTCGGGCGAAACGGCTGTGCACCGGCGACGGTCCGCACATGTCCAGCGCGCTATCCATGATCCAAACCGTGCCGCAGATTCACTATAGAGTCACCAGAAGCGGCCGGGTCTACGGAAGATATCCGAACAAGGTTGCCATTCCGAACGGCAACACTCAAGGAAGCCATTGA